The window CGCGGCCGGGTTCCGCGACCTCGGCATCGAGTGCGGCGACCGGGTCGGTATCCTCTCGCACACGCGCATGGAGTGGGCGCAGACGGACTTCGCGGTCCTCGGCGCGGGCGGCGTCGTCACCACGGTGTACACCTCGTCGTCGGAGCGACAGACGCAGTACCTGCTTTCCGACCCCGGTGCGGACGCCGTCGTGGTCGAAAACGGGGAGCTACTGGAGCGCGTGCTCGCC is drawn from Salifodinibacter halophilus and contains these coding sequences:
- a CDS encoding AMP-binding protein; this encodes AAGFRDLGIECGDRVGILSHTRMEWAQTDFAVLGAGGVVTTVYTSSSERQTQYLLSDPGADAVVVENGELLERVLA